In Streptomyces chartreusis, the following proteins share a genomic window:
- a CDS encoding pectinesterase family protein, producing the protein MSENRNNAPHPRGRSVLAVGVPVVLTAAGALAYGPDLGLLGAGAQQRAVAAAAAAPVWATAVADGFASVDSQGQNGTYGGRDGQVVTVRTRAELEKYATATEPYVIVVAAAIDMNPVGKEIKVRSDKTIVGSGTSGHIVGGGFFLGSGVHNVIIRNLTIRDTYQGVWNDKEHDFDAIQMDGAHHVWIDHNDLRHMADGLIDVRKDSTNVTVSWNKLSDDNKAFGIGWTDNVVTDITIHHNWIRETEQRNPSTDNAAHAHLYNNFLEDAADTDIKSSYGNYSRGRTAMVLENSFFQGMNNPVIKDTTATLVQRGNVFSGTSGRNESGGAAFDPKNYYPYTPDSASNVPSLLKAGTGPRSSIGASAASVKAATTLTVAKDGSGQYSTVQAAVNAVPVNNASRVVIAVKPGTYRETVKVPANKPHVTIQGTGGSRKDTVIVYNNAAGTPKPDGSGTYGTGGSATVAVEADDFQARNLTFSNDFDEKANQNLSGHQAVALRTAADKVFLDGVIVDGDQDTLLLDTAAKDRLGRVYVVNSYVMGNVDFIFGRATAVVDRSVITLKKRWDGSSGGYVTAPSTAANRKGILIASSSVGGDVSASSFHLGRPWHAGGDATLDPQTTVRNTTLGAAVKSTPWTDMSGFSWKDDRFAEYRNSGAGSGPASTDRPQLTDAQAAAQEVADWLGDWTPTAS; encoded by the coding sequence ATGAGTGAGAACCGCAATAACGCGCCTCATCCCAGAGGCCGGTCGGTGTTGGCGGTCGGGGTGCCTGTGGTGCTGACCGCCGCCGGCGCCCTCGCCTACGGCCCGGACCTCGGGCTGCTCGGGGCCGGTGCGCAGCAGCGGGCCGTCGCCGCGGCCGCCGCCGCTCCCGTCTGGGCCACCGCCGTCGCCGACGGGTTCGCCTCCGTCGACTCGCAAGGGCAGAACGGTACTTACGGAGGGCGCGACGGGCAGGTCGTGACCGTCAGGACACGGGCCGAGCTGGAGAAGTACGCCACGGCCACCGAGCCGTACGTCATCGTCGTGGCCGCCGCCATCGACATGAATCCGGTCGGGAAGGAGATCAAGGTTCGGTCCGACAAGACCATCGTCGGGTCCGGGACCTCCGGGCACATCGTCGGCGGCGGTTTCTTCCTCGGCTCCGGTGTGCACAACGTGATCATCCGGAACCTGACCATCCGGGACACGTACCAGGGTGTCTGGAACGACAAGGAGCATGATTTCGACGCGATCCAGATGGACGGCGCGCATCATGTGTGGATCGACCACAACGATCTTCGGCACATGGCCGACGGACTCATCGACGTCCGCAAGGACAGCACGAACGTCACCGTCTCCTGGAACAAACTGAGCGACGACAACAAGGCCTTCGGGATCGGCTGGACGGACAACGTCGTCACCGACATAACGATCCACCACAACTGGATCCGCGAGACCGAGCAGCGCAACCCGTCCACCGACAACGCCGCCCACGCGCACCTCTACAACAACTTCCTGGAGGACGCGGCCGACACCGACATCAAGTCGTCGTACGGCAACTACTCGCGCGGCAGGACGGCGATGGTCCTGGAGAACTCCTTCTTCCAGGGCATGAACAACCCCGTCATCAAGGACACCACCGCCACCCTCGTCCAGCGCGGCAACGTCTTCTCCGGCACCAGCGGCCGTAACGAGAGCGGCGGTGCGGCCTTCGACCCGAAGAACTATTACCCGTACACGCCGGACTCCGCCTCGAATGTGCCCTCGCTGCTCAAGGCCGGTACCGGGCCCCGCAGTTCCATCGGTGCCTCCGCCGCGAGCGTGAAGGCCGCCACCACCCTGACCGTCGCCAAGGACGGCAGCGGGCAGTACTCGACCGTGCAGGCCGCCGTGAACGCCGTACCGGTGAACAACGCCTCGCGGGTCGTGATCGCCGTGAAGCCGGGCACGTACCGCGAGACGGTGAAGGTGCCCGCCAACAAGCCGCACGTCACCATCCAGGGCACCGGCGGCAGCCGCAAGGACACGGTGATCGTCTACAACAATGCGGCGGGGACACCGAAGCCCGACGGTTCGGGGACCTACGGCACCGGCGGCAGCGCCACCGTCGCCGTCGAGGCCGACGACTTCCAGGCCCGCAATCTGACCTTCTCCAACGACTTCGACGAGAAGGCGAACCAGAACCTGAGCGGCCATCAGGCCGTTGCGCTGCGCACCGCCGCCGACAAGGTGTTCCTCGACGGCGTCATCGTCGACGGTGATCAGGACACGCTGCTGCTGGACACGGCCGCGAAGGACCGGCTCGGCCGGGTGTACGTCGTGAACTCCTACGTCATGGGCAACGTCGACTTCATCTTCGGGCGGGCCACGGCGGTCGTGGACCGGTCCGTCATCACGTTGAAGAAGCGCTGGGACGGGAGTTCGGGCGGGTACGTCACCGCCCCGAGCACGGCCGCGAACCGCAAGGGCATCCTGATCGCCAGCTCCTCCGTCGGCGGCGACGTCTCCGCGTCCAGCTTCCACCTCGGCCGGCCCTGGCACGCCGGCGGCGACGCCACCCTCGACCCCCAGACGACGGTGCGCAACACCACGCTCGGTGCTGCCGTGAAGTCCACGCCCTGGACCGACATGAGCGGGTTCTCCTGGAAGGACGACCGGTTCGCCGAGTACCGGAACAGCGGCGCGGGTTCGGGCCCGGCGAGCACCGACCGGCCCCAGCTGACCGACGCCCAGGCCGCGGCCCAGGAGGTCGCGGACTGGCTCGGGGACTGGACGCCGACCGCCTCCTGA
- a CDS encoding ABC transporter ATP-binding protein — translation MREVRDAFRRFWPLTRGDRKWLAVIVACVVVAALAETASILLFAQLTDHALKTGSPAAFWGPAAAWLGVAALGALVGYLGNSLATWTAERFVLRLRAKVFRHVQDMPPHFFQKHRRGDLVERLTGDVEAIEQMVVSGVVGTVAAAFSALFYSAAALWLRWDLALVTFVLAPLFLLAARRFAGRIRTASQDERIADGSITSVVEESLANVVLTQAYNRRRAEERLLEREARAWMKASVRGARLGEMYEQFVEVVETVCVLTVIGLGVWEISAGRMTLGQLLAFAAFIGYLYPPVRSLGQLGLTLTAATAGAQRLGEILDAEPAVTDPAEPLAPWPVRGRVGFHGVSFGYPGAARASVSDLSFSADPGELIVVTGPSGAGKSTTAKLLTRFYDPLSGVITLDGVPLPHLGLDFLRENVALLPQETLILNGTVRENIACGRPGASEADIERAARAAAAHDFVTALPEGYDTHVAPGTAALSGGQLKRITIARAMLRAAPVLVLDEPTAGLDSVAARQVVQPLRRLMSGRTTIMITHDLTLAPDADRVLVMDEGRLVEAGTHAELMAWGGVYARLAGPPGAATVGPGMLGLH, via the coding sequence ATGAGGGAAGTGCGCGACGCCTTCCGGCGGTTCTGGCCGCTGACACGGGGCGACCGGAAGTGGCTGGCCGTCATCGTGGCCTGCGTGGTGGTGGCCGCGCTCGCCGAGACCGCGTCGATCCTGCTGTTCGCGCAGCTCACCGACCATGCGCTGAAGACCGGTTCGCCGGCGGCGTTCTGGGGTCCGGCGGCGGCCTGGCTGGGCGTCGCCGCGCTGGGCGCGCTCGTCGGCTACCTGGGCAACTCGCTCGCCACCTGGACCGCCGAGAGATTCGTACTGCGGCTGCGCGCGAAGGTGTTCCGGCACGTGCAGGACATGCCGCCGCACTTCTTCCAGAAGCACCGCCGGGGCGACCTGGTCGAGCGGCTCACCGGGGACGTCGAGGCCATCGAGCAGATGGTCGTCTCGGGCGTCGTCGGCACCGTCGCGGCCGCGTTCTCGGCCCTCTTCTACTCCGCGGCGGCCCTCTGGCTGCGCTGGGACCTCGCGCTCGTCACCTTCGTGCTCGCGCCCCTGTTCCTGCTGGCCGCCCGCCGCTTCGCCGGCCGTATCCGCACCGCCTCCCAGGACGAGCGGATCGCCGACGGCTCGATCACCTCGGTCGTCGAGGAGTCCCTGGCCAACGTCGTCCTCACCCAGGCGTACAACCGCCGCCGCGCCGAGGAGAGGCTGCTCGAGAGGGAGGCGCGGGCCTGGATGAAGGCGTCCGTGCGGGGCGCCCGACTCGGCGAGATGTACGAGCAGTTCGTCGAGGTCGTGGAGACGGTCTGCGTGCTGACCGTGATCGGTCTGGGCGTCTGGGAGATCTCCGCGGGCCGGATGACGCTCGGGCAGCTTCTCGCCTTCGCCGCCTTCATCGGCTACCTCTACCCGCCGGTCCGCAGCCTCGGCCAACTCGGTCTCACCCTCACCGCCGCCACCGCCGGCGCCCAGCGCCTCGGCGAGATCCTGGACGCCGAGCCCGCCGTCACCGACCCCGCCGAGCCGCTCGCGCCCTGGCCGGTGCGGGGCCGGGTCGGCTTCCACGGGGTGAGCTTCGGATACCCCGGGGCGGCGCGGGCGTCGGTGTCCGACCTGAGCTTCTCGGCGGACCCCGGCGAACTGATCGTCGTCACCGGCCCGTCCGGCGCGGGCAAGTCGACGACGGCCAAGCTCCTGACCCGCTTCTACGACCCGCTGTCCGGCGTGATCACCCTGGACGGCGTGCCGCTGCCGCACCTCGGCCTCGACTTCCTGCGCGAGAACGTCGCCCTGCTCCCGCAGGAGACGCTGATCCTCAACGGCACCGTCCGCGAGAACATCGCCTGCGGCCGGCCCGGCGCGAGCGAGGCGGACATCGAGCGGGCGGCCCGTGCGGCGGCGGCCCACGACTTCGTCACCGCGCTCCCCGAGGGGTACGACACCCATGTCGCCCCCGGCACGGCGGCGCTGTCCGGCGGCCAGCTCAAGCGGATCACCATCGCCCGCGCGATGCTGCGCGCCGCCCCCGTCCTGGTACTTGACGAACCCACGGCCGGCCTCGACTCGGTGGCCGCCCGCCAGGTCGTCCAGCCGCTGCGCCGCCTGATGTCCGGCCGCACGACGATCATGATCACCCATGACCTCACCCTGGCCCCGGACGCGGACCGGGTGCTGGTCATGGACGAGGGCCGGCTGGTGGAGGCGGGGACCCACGCGGAGCTGATGGCGTGGGGCGGGGTGTACGCGCGACTGGCGGGGCCACCCGGTGCGGCGACGGTCGGCCCCGGCATGCTCGGCCTGCACTGA
- a CDS encoding bifunctional metallophosphatase/5'-nucleotidase has translation MSATSHQHDRRRRTYALVATAATLATAGALAAALPATASAGESSQKHGGGHHLSRYQDVQLLSFNDLHGNLEPPAGSSGRVTELQADGTTKTIDAGGVEYLATHLRQAREGQKYSITAAGGDMVGASPLISGLFHDEPTIEALNKLDLDVTSVGNHEFDEGAKELARLQNGGCHPTAGCYTDKKFKGADFPYLAANVLSEKSGKPVLAPYWVWKKKDVKIGFIGVTLEDTPGVVSAEGVKGLKFKDEVETINKYAKVLQRQGVKSIVALIHEGGQPASGAYNYNCDSPGAGDGISGPIADIAKNVTPSVDALVTGHTHAAYVCTIPDPSGKPRMVTSAASFGRLYTDTTLTYDRFTGDISRTAVKSANRVVTRDVPKAPDMTELISKWNTLAAPIGNRAIGYISADIPSTGTESPLGDLIADAQLAYGKELDPETDLALMNPGGIRAPLTYAAKGAEGDGVVTYAEGFTVQPFSNTLNLQDLTGAQLIQVLKEQVSGTNAASPKILQISSGLTYTLDLTKSGADRVVTDSVKLNGAAIDPAATYRVAMNNFLAGGGDGFTTLGQGTNDLVGTDDLTVLEKYLTANSSATNPIQPPAADRITVVK, from the coding sequence ATGTCAGCCACATCCCACCAGCACGACCGCAGACGCCGTACGTACGCTCTGGTCGCGACCGCCGCGACGCTCGCCACCGCGGGCGCGCTGGCCGCGGCTCTCCCCGCGACGGCTTCGGCGGGCGAGAGCTCCCAGAAGCACGGCGGCGGTCACCACCTCAGCCGCTACCAGGACGTCCAGCTGCTGTCGTTCAACGACCTGCACGGCAACCTGGAGCCGCCGGCCGGCTCCTCCGGCCGGGTCACCGAACTCCAGGCGGACGGCACGACGAAGACCATCGACGCGGGCGGTGTGGAGTACCTCGCCACCCACCTGCGCCAGGCCCGCGAGGGCCAGAAGTACTCCATCACCGCGGCCGGCGGCGACATGGTCGGCGCCTCCCCGCTGATCTCGGGCCTCTTCCACGACGAGCCCACCATCGAGGCGCTGAACAAGCTCGACCTGGACGTCACCTCCGTCGGCAACCACGAGTTCGACGAGGGCGCGAAGGAGCTGGCCCGCCTGCAGAACGGCGGCTGCCACCCGACGGCCGGCTGCTACACGGACAAGAAGTTCAAGGGCGCCGACTTCCCGTACCTGGCGGCCAACGTGCTCAGCGAGAAGAGCGGCAAGCCGGTCCTCGCGCCGTACTGGGTGTGGAAGAAGAAGGACGTCAAGATCGGCTTCATCGGCGTGACCCTGGAGGACACTCCGGGCGTCGTCTCCGCCGAGGGCGTCAAGGGCCTGAAGTTCAAGGACGAGGTCGAGACGATCAACAAGTACGCCAAGGTGCTCCAGCGCCAGGGCGTGAAGTCGATCGTCGCGCTGATCCACGAGGGCGGGCAGCCGGCCTCCGGCGCGTACAACTACAACTGCGACTCCCCGGGCGCGGGCGACGGCATCTCCGGCCCGATCGCCGACATCGCCAAGAACGTCACGCCGTCCGTGGACGCGCTGGTGACGGGCCACACGCACGCGGCCTACGTCTGCACGATCCCCGACCCGTCGGGCAAGCCCCGCATGGTCACCTCCGCGGCGTCCTTCGGCCGGCTCTACACCGACACGACGCTGACGTACGACCGCTTCACCGGCGACATCTCCCGTACGGCCGTGAAGTCCGCGAACCGCGTGGTCACCCGGGACGTCCCCAAGGCGCCCGACATGACCGAGCTGATCTCGAAGTGGAACACCCTCGCGGCGCCCATCGGCAACCGCGCGATCGGCTACATCTCCGCCGACATCCCCAGCACCGGCACCGAGTCCCCGCTCGGCGACCTGATCGCGGACGCGCAGCTCGCGTACGGCAAGGAGCTGGACCCGGAGACGGACCTCGCGCTGATGAACCCGGGCGGCATCCGGGCACCGCTGACGTACGCGGCCAAGGGCGCCGAGGGCGACGGCGTGGTGACCTACGCCGAGGGCTTCACGGTGCAGCCGTTCTCCAACACCCTGAACCTCCAGGACCTCACCGGCGCGCAGCTGATCCAGGTGCTCAAGGAGCAGGTCAGCGGCACGAACGCGGCGTCCCCGAAGATCCTCCAGATCTCCTCGGGCCTCACCTACACGCTGGACCTGACGAAGTCCGGCGCGGACCGTGTGGTGACGGACTCCGTCAAGCTGAACGGTGCGGCGATCGACCCGGCTGCCACCTACCGCGTCGCGATGAACAACTTCCTCGCGGGCGGCGGCGACGGCTTCACGACGCTGGGCCAGGGCACCAACGACCTCGTCGGCACGGACGACCTGACGGTGCTGGAGAAGTACCTGACGGCCAACTCCTCGGCGACGAACCCGATTCAGCCGCCGGCGGCGGACCGGATCACCGTGGTGAAGTAG
- a CDS encoding ABC transporter ATP-binding protein yields the protein MTGTAIEAAALSRTFGRRRKAALDACDFRLPAGSVCAVVGPNGAGKSTLLSLAAGLIRPSDGTLTVLGRAPAAVRERLAYVAQDKPLHPQLTVADTLRFGRELNPGRWDAKVAERIVDEGELEPDARIRTLSGGQRTRVALALALGKRPELLLLDEPMADLDPLARHQLMATLMADAAEHGTTVVMSSHVVAELDGSCDHLLLLGAGRVRLAGPLDDLLAAHRLVTGRADASLDSHTVIESRTTGRQLTALIRPEGPLDSGWQATAPTLEELVLAHLRAPQAPVLRLDDVREAAV from the coding sequence ATGACCGGGACCGCCATCGAGGCGGCCGCGCTGAGCAGGACGTTCGGGCGCCGGCGCAAGGCGGCGCTGGACGCGTGCGACTTCCGGCTCCCGGCGGGCAGCGTATGTGCCGTCGTCGGCCCGAACGGCGCCGGCAAGTCGACCCTGCTCTCCCTCGCCGCGGGGCTGATCCGCCCCAGCGACGGCACCCTCACCGTCCTCGGCCGGGCCCCGGCGGCGGTCCGCGAACGACTCGCGTACGTCGCCCAGGACAAGCCCCTGCACCCCCAGCTCACCGTCGCCGACACCCTGCGCTTCGGCCGTGAGCTCAACCCCGGCCGCTGGGACGCGAAGGTGGCCGAGCGGATCGTCGACGAGGGCGAACTCGAACCGGACGCCAGGATCCGCACCCTCTCCGGCGGCCAGCGCACCCGCGTCGCGCTCGCCCTCGCCCTCGGCAAGCGGCCCGAACTGCTGCTCCTGGACGAGCCGATGGCCGACCTCGACCCGCTGGCCCGGCACCAGCTGATGGCCACGCTCATGGCCGACGCCGCCGAGCACGGCACCACGGTTGTCATGTCCTCGCACGTCGTGGCGGAGCTGGACGGCTCCTGCGACCACCTCCTGCTGCTCGGCGCCGGCCGGGTCCGCCTCGCCGGCCCGCTGGACGACCTGCTCGCCGCGCACCGCCTCGTCACCGGCCGGGCCGACGCGTCCCTGGACTCCCACACGGTGATCGAGTCCCGCACGACGGGCCGTCAACTCACCGCGCTGATACGGCCCGAGGGCCCGCTCGATTCCGGCTGGCAGGCCACCGCCCCGACCCTGGAGGAGCTGGTCCTGGCCCATCTGCGCGCCCCGCAGGCCCCGGTCCTGCGCCTCGACGACGTGCGGGAGGCCGCCGTATGA
- a CDS encoding GntR family transcriptional regulator has product MVEYRIDRRSGVATYVQIVQQTKQALRLGLLEPGDKLPTAREVVEATAINPNTVLKAYRELEREGLVEARRGLGTFVRRGLNTAPADSPLRAELDAWAARARAAGLDRDDVDALFTSVLDTHFKGDES; this is encoded by the coding sequence ATGGTCGAGTACCGCATCGACCGGCGCTCCGGCGTCGCCACCTACGTGCAGATCGTCCAGCAGACCAAACAGGCCCTGCGTCTGGGCCTGTTGGAGCCGGGCGACAAGCTGCCGACGGCCCGCGAGGTCGTCGAGGCGACCGCCATCAATCCCAACACCGTGCTCAAGGCCTACCGCGAACTGGAACGCGAGGGCCTGGTCGAGGCACGACGGGGGCTCGGCACGTTCGTGCGACGGGGACTGAACACCGCGCCGGCGGACTCGCCGTTGCGCGCCGAGCTGGACGCCTGGGCCGCACGGGCCCGCGCGGCAGGGCTGGACCGCGACGACGTGGACGCGCTCTTCACTTCCGTACTGGACACGCATTTCAAGGGGGACGAGTCATGA
- a CDS encoding carbonic anhydrase codes for MNADRSVGAEPTASAHKRFPHTSPARRALLRFGLTGAAALGATAALGTAPASATPTPTPASRRRPETPDEALRELAAGNLRWRTFRERHPDESPAVRQSLTSGQHPFAVVLGCIDSRVPPELVFDQGLGDLMTVRSAGEVLDEAVLGSVAYGVLELDIPLVLVLGHQSCGAVKAAVEADESGERLPAHIQYIADQIAPNIDHTKQGDARVDSTIDVNVRAVRARLAAEPDLAAKVASGRLAIVGARYDLTNQRVRRLT; via the coding sequence GTGAACGCTGATAGATCCGTCGGCGCCGAGCCGACCGCATCCGCCCACAAGCGGTTCCCCCACACCTCTCCCGCCCGCCGCGCACTCCTGCGGTTCGGGCTCACCGGAGCCGCGGCACTGGGGGCCACCGCAGCCCTCGGCACCGCCCCCGCATCCGCCACCCCCACACCCACCCCCGCCTCCCGTCGTCGGCCGGAGACGCCCGACGAGGCCCTGCGCGAGCTGGCCGCCGGGAATCTGCGCTGGCGCACCTTCCGTGAGCGCCACCCCGACGAGTCGCCCGCGGTGCGGCAGAGCCTGACGTCGGGTCAGCACCCGTTCGCCGTCGTCCTCGGCTGCATCGACTCGCGCGTACCGCCGGAGCTGGTCTTCGACCAGGGACTCGGCGACCTGATGACCGTGCGCTCCGCGGGCGAGGTGCTGGACGAGGCCGTGCTCGGCAGCGTCGCCTACGGGGTCCTGGAACTGGACATACCGCTGGTGCTGGTGCTCGGGCACCAGTCGTGCGGCGCGGTGAAGGCGGCCGTCGAGGCGGACGAGTCCGGGGAGCGGCTGCCCGCCCACATCCAGTACATAGCCGACCAGATAGCCCCGAACATAGATCACACGAAGCAGGGCGACGCCCGCGTCGACTCGACCATCGACGTCAACGTCCGCGCCGTCCGCGCCCGGCTCGCCGCCGAACCCGACCTCGCCGCGAAGGTCGCGAGCGGCCGACTGGCCATCGTCGGCGCCCGCTACGACCTGACGAACCAGCGCGTCCGCCGCCTGACCTGA
- a CDS encoding ABC transporter permease encodes MTAVTTIETSTVATSSRGPRGLLWTMLRVHRSALWFWVLLVAFGAGALLWAHGPAADAAWAEFRRMGCDSGQPVLGCDDIGPAYNRYGTFSTLGAGVLGLAPFLAAAWAGAALIGRELESGTAQLAWTQSVTPARWLAAKLAVPAALLATGTLTLTLLHRMLWSTDGQLRLAMGSQDWYEGSTFQANGTLATAYALLGLAVGVLAGLLQRRALPALGTAVVGLALIATSIGTLRPYLWPVETLTAKDGYPEYIGMVLGDGALTSTGARVSDPMCIDDAKCLAEHDIVGFYRDYHPSSHFWPLQLMETGIVLAATGLAVLIAFRLVKRRTGAAV; translated from the coding sequence ATGACCGCCGTGACGACCATCGAGACGTCCACCGTCGCCACGTCCTCCCGGGGGCCGCGCGGACTGCTCTGGACGATGCTGCGGGTGCACCGCTCGGCGCTGTGGTTCTGGGTGCTGCTGGTGGCCTTCGGCGCGGGAGCGCTGCTGTGGGCCCACGGTCCGGCGGCGGACGCCGCCTGGGCCGAGTTCCGGCGGATGGGATGCGACTCCGGGCAGCCGGTCCTGGGCTGCGACGACATCGGTCCCGCCTACAACCGGTACGGCACCTTCAGCACCCTCGGCGCCGGGGTGCTCGGCCTCGCGCCCTTCCTCGCCGCGGCCTGGGCGGGTGCGGCGCTGATCGGGCGCGAGCTGGAGAGCGGCACGGCACAACTGGCGTGGACGCAGTCCGTCACCCCGGCCCGCTGGCTGGCCGCCAAGCTCGCCGTGCCGGCCGCCCTGCTCGCCACCGGCACCCTCACGCTCACGCTGCTGCACCGCATGCTGTGGTCCACGGACGGACAGCTGCGACTGGCGATGGGCTCGCAGGACTGGTACGAGGGCAGCACGTTCCAGGCCAACGGCACCCTCGCCACGGCGTACGCCCTGCTCGGCCTCGCCGTCGGTGTCCTCGCGGGCCTGCTCCAGCGCCGGGCGCTGCCCGCACTGGGCACGGCGGTCGTGGGCCTGGCGCTGATCGCGACCTCGATCGGCACACTGCGCCCGTATCTGTGGCCGGTCGAGACGCTGACCGCCAAGGACGGCTACCCGGAGTACATCGGCATGGTCCTCGGCGATGGCGCGCTCACCTCCACCGGCGCCCGGGTGTCGGACCCCATGTGCATCGACGACGCCAAGTGTCTGGCCGAGCACGACATCGTCGGCTTCTACCGCGACTACCACCCCTCCTCCCACTTCTGGCCCCTCCAGCTGATGGAGACGGGCATCGTCCTCGCAGCGACGGGGCTGGCGGTGCTGATCGCGTTCCGGCTGGTGAAGCGGCGTACGGGGGCCGCCGTATGA
- a CDS encoding DUF2993 domain-containing protein — MRSPHHITAHPYRNPYEELGSLDRGPLDEFLVEDVDPEGAQGDTWAPPNHRKGSRRKRRGRLAGLPFAMKAVVGILVVAAFVTLADRWALLYAERRAADTLKTRLKLTAAPEVEIAGFPFLTQLADERLDSVKVTVPDVAADRISLAQVTATAKDVRLDTDGPASVRGADVPRLEGDVLLSFADLNRELGASQVTFTGEGRDRVRARGTLPVAGHDLRLRAEARIVRNGDRGIATHIGGMRLDIGDLATYRPGARTSEGLHLSRESVARLAHETRKAKALLSVPAVVRRLGVPDSLVREALANESKLTELVGTPRFLHQAMRLNLIDLALDHPQLLALLGFDPALLDALPRLTRPVLTDQLSLGFRLPEPPSGRVTLRDVRVEKDGIRVRLEGADLAVGRP; from the coding sequence ATGCGTTCCCCCCACCACATAACGGCGCATCCCTATCGAAACCCGTACGAAGAACTCGGCAGTCTGGACCGTGGTCCGCTGGATGAGTTCCTCGTCGAGGACGTGGATCCGGAAGGGGCCCAGGGTGATACCTGGGCCCCGCCCAACCACCGCAAGGGCAGCCGGCGCAAGCGGCGCGGCCGCCTGGCGGGCCTGCCCTTCGCGATGAAGGCCGTCGTCGGGATCCTCGTCGTCGCCGCCTTCGTCACCCTCGCCGACCGCTGGGCGCTGCTGTACGCCGAGCGCAGAGCGGCGGACACCCTCAAGACCCGGCTGAAGCTCACGGCGGCTCCCGAGGTCGAGATCGCCGGCTTCCCCTTCCTCACCCAGCTCGCCGACGAACGGCTGGACTCGGTCAAGGTGACCGTCCCCGACGTCGCCGCCGACCGGATCTCGCTGGCCCAGGTGACCGCGACGGCGAAGGACGTACGGCTGGACACCGACGGCCCGGCCTCGGTGCGCGGCGCCGACGTCCCCCGCCTGGAAGGCGACGTCCTGCTCTCCTTCGCCGACCTGAACCGTGAACTCGGCGCCTCCCAGGTGACGTTCACCGGCGAGGGGCGTGACCGGGTCCGCGCGCGCGGCACCCTGCCGGTCGCCGGGCACGACCTGCGGCTGCGGGCCGAGGCCCGGATCGTGCGCAACGGCGACCGCGGCATCGCCACGCACATCGGCGGGATGCGCCTGGACATCGGCGACCTCGCCACGTACCGGCCCGGCGCCCGCACCTCCGAGGGCCTGCACCTCAGCCGCGAGTCGGTGGCCCGGCTCGCCCACGAGACCCGCAAGGCGAAGGCGCTGCTGTCCGTCCCGGCGGTGGTACGGCGCCTCGGCGTACCCGACTCCCTCGTCCGCGAGGCGCTGGCCAACGAGTCCAAGCTCACCGAGCTGGTCGGCACCCCGCGCTTCCTGCACCAGGCGATGCGCCTGAACCTGATCGACCTGGCCCTGGACCACCCTCAGCTGCTGGCTCTCCTGGGCTTCGACCCGGCCCTCCTGGACGCCCTGCCCCGCCTCACCCGCCCGGTCCTCACCGACCAGCTCTCCCTCGGCTTCCGCCTCCCGGAACCCCCGAGCGGTCGGGTGACGCTGCGGGACGTGCGGGTGGAGAAGGACGGGATCAGGGTGCGCCTGGAGGGCGCGGACCTGGCGGTGGGCCGCCCGTAA
- the mshD gene encoding mycothiol synthase — protein sequence MTSDDTARPLPTRAIETYSALTSEQTEAVLELLAEAARNDGQQAVSEQGRLQLRGGEREGVSHLLLTVAGELVGYAQLEDTDPVEAPAAELVVHPSHRGHGHGRALGAALLGASGKRLRVWAHGGHAAARHLSQVLGLTLFRELRQMRRPLADLNLPDPVLPEGVTVRAFVPGQDDAAWLAVNAAAFAHHPEQGSLVQRDLDDRKAEPWFDPAGFFLAERGGELVGFHWTKVHAEEGLGEVYVLGVRPGAQGGGLGKALTTIGLRHLAAQGLPVAMLYVDADNKAAVSVYERLGFTTYETDLMYRTET from the coding sequence ATGACCAGCGACGACACCGCACGCCCCCTCCCCACCCGTGCCATCGAGACCTACTCCGCGCTCACCTCCGAGCAGACCGAGGCCGTACTGGAGCTGCTGGCGGAGGCCGCCCGGAACGACGGGCAGCAGGCGGTGTCCGAACAAGGCCGGCTCCAGCTGCGCGGCGGAGAGCGCGAGGGCGTCTCGCATCTGCTGCTGACCGTCGCCGGCGAACTCGTCGGCTACGCCCAGCTGGAGGACACCGACCCGGTGGAGGCCCCGGCCGCCGAGCTCGTCGTGCACCCCTCGCACCGCGGGCACGGCCACGGCCGCGCGCTCGGGGCGGCGCTGCTCGGCGCGTCCGGCAAGCGGCTGCGGGTGTGGGCCCACGGCGGCCACGCCGCCGCCCGCCATCTCTCCCAGGTCCTCGGCCTGACCCTGTTCCGCGAACTGCGCCAGATGCGCCGCCCGCTGGCCGATCTGAACCTGCCGGACCCGGTGCTCCCGGAGGGCGTCACGGTCCGCGCCTTCGTGCCCGGCCAGGACGACGCGGCCTGGCTCGCCGTGAACGCCGCCGCCTTCGCCCACCACCCCGAGCAGGGCTCCCTCGTCCAGCGCGACCTCGACGACCGCAAGGCGGAGCCGTGGTTCGACCCGGCCGGGTTCTTCCTGGCGGAACGGGGCGGTGAACTCGTCGGCTTCCACTGGACGAAGGTCCACGCGGAGGAGGGGCTCGGCGAGGTGTACGTCCTCGGGGTGCGGCCGGGCGCCCAGGGCGGCGGTCTGGGCAAGGCCCTGACGACGATCGGCCTGCGGCACCTGGCAGCCCAGGGGCTGCCCGTGGCGATGCTCTACGTGGACGCGGACAACAAGGCGGCGGTGTCGGTGTACGAGCGGCTCGGGTTCACGACGTACGAGACCGACCTGATGTACCGCACGGAGACCTGA